In Micromonospora sp. LH3U1, one genomic interval encodes:
- a CDS encoding FecCD family ABC transporter permease yields the protein MSAFAVAVSPGADHARLPGRSLLRIGPVSLLIRRRAVLVAAVLTVLLLLAVVLSLSLGTPYVAPADVLRALSGAGTPYDLVVLDLRLPRVVLAAVAGAAFGIAGTLIQSVARNPLASPDVIGITQGAGLAATVALTSGMAAVLVAPTALVGGLLAAVLLFALGARHGLAAQRFVLAGVAVAFAFRALTEVVMLTADPIDGLRAQIWLIGTLAGKGWTEAAWIAGTLLVLLPVLAWAGWALNSTALDDDTARGVGLRPVARRIGLAGTGVLVAAMVTAQVGAVDFVALVAPQVARRLVRAERPPLICAALLGALLLVLADLAGRRLFAPTQLPAGVLTAAIGGPYLIFLLLRGRRRSS from the coding sequence TTGTCGGCCTTCGCGGTCGCCGTGTCGCCTGGGGCCGACCATGCCCGGCTGCCCGGGCGGTCGCTGCTGCGCATCGGCCCGGTCAGCCTGCTGATCCGCCGCCGCGCGGTGCTGGTGGCCGCCGTGCTGACCGTGCTGCTTCTCCTGGCGGTCGTGCTCAGCCTCTCGCTGGGCACCCCGTACGTCGCCCCGGCCGACGTGCTGCGCGCCCTCTCCGGCGCCGGCACCCCGTACGACCTCGTGGTCCTTGACCTCCGGCTGCCGCGGGTCGTGCTGGCCGCGGTGGCCGGCGCGGCCTTCGGCATCGCCGGCACGCTGATCCAGAGCGTGGCCCGCAACCCGCTCGCCAGCCCGGACGTCATCGGCATCACCCAGGGTGCCGGCCTCGCCGCGACCGTGGCCCTGACCAGCGGAATGGCCGCAGTGCTGGTGGCGCCCACCGCGCTGGTGGGCGGGCTGCTCGCGGCAGTGCTGCTGTTCGCCCTCGGTGCCCGGCACGGGCTGGCCGCGCAGCGGTTCGTGCTCGCCGGGGTGGCGGTCGCCTTCGCCTTCCGGGCGCTCACCGAGGTGGTCATGCTCACCGCCGACCCGATCGACGGGCTGCGCGCCCAGATCTGGCTGATCGGCACCCTGGCCGGCAAGGGCTGGACCGAGGCCGCGTGGATCGCCGGCACCCTGCTGGTGCTGCTGCCGGTGCTGGCCTGGGCCGGCTGGGCGCTGAACAGCACCGCCCTGGACGACGACACCGCCCGGGGCGTCGGGCTGCGCCCGGTGGCCCGGCGGATCGGCCTCGCCGGCACCGGTGTGCTCGTCGCCGCGATGGTCACCGCCCAGGTCGGCGCCGTCGACTTCGTGGCGCTGGTCGCCCCGCAGGTGGCCCGCCGGCTGGTACGCGCCGAACGGCCACCACTGATCTGCGCGGCGCTGCTCGGCGCGTTGTTGCTGGTGCTGGCCGACCTGGCCGGCCGCCGGCTGTTCGCACCCACCCAACTGCCCGCCGGAGTGCTGACCGCCGCGATCGGTGGCCCGTACCTGATCTTCCTGCTGCTGCGCGGCCGGCGGCGGTCGTCGTGA